The following coding sequences are from one Luteimonas sp. S4-F44 window:
- a CDS encoding DNA methylase produces MRRQLLPRDLGFEIKPHDESALFKWFLASFLFGNRISQSIAAETWRVIVEVHGRDTPRKLGACSHAQLVRMLGEGGYRRYDESTATRLSLLCRTLIDDYDGRILGIAEAAGSREDFEHRLLAFKGVGPVTLGIFMQEAGAAVMSAEWRSSDE; encoded by the coding sequence ATGCGTCGCCAGTTGCTGCCGCGTGATCTCGGCTTCGAGATCAAACCCCATGACGAGTCGGCCCTGTTCAAGTGGTTCCTGGCCAGCTTCCTGTTCGGCAACCGCATCTCGCAGAGCATTGCAGCCGAGACGTGGCGGGTGATCGTCGAGGTGCACGGCCGGGACACGCCCCGCAAGCTCGGCGCCTGCAGCCATGCGCAACTGGTACGGATGCTCGGCGAAGGCGGCTACCGACGCTACGACGAGTCCACCGCGACCCGTCTCTCGCTGCTGTGCCGCACGCTGATCGACGACTACGATGGCCGCATCCTCGGCATTGCCGAGGCCGCCGGCAGCCGCGAAGACTTCGAGCATCGCCTGCTCGCGTTCAAGGGCGTCGGGCCGGTGACGCTGGGGATATTCATGCAGGAGGCGGGGGCGGCTGTCATGAGCGCTGAATGGCGCAGTTCGGATGAATGA
- a CDS encoding YajD family HNH nuclease: MPTPDPSKLDRIVAEARRSAEQRNNGYRERALKLYPWICGRCAREFTRANLRELTVHHRNHNHDDNPPDGSNWELLCIYCHDNEHARQLDHTGVSARNAEDVPAAATSNPFADLKARLEKTRS, from the coding sequence ATGCCGACACCCGACCCGTCCAAGCTCGACCGCATTGTCGCCGAGGCCCGCCGCAGCGCCGAACAGCGCAACAACGGGTACCGCGAGCGCGCGTTGAAGCTGTACCCGTGGATCTGCGGCCGCTGTGCGCGTGAGTTCACCCGCGCCAACCTGCGCGAGCTGACCGTGCATCACCGCAATCACAACCACGACGACAATCCGCCCGATGGCAGCAACTGGGAGTTGCTCTGCATCTACTGCCACGACAACGAGCATGCCCGCCAACTCGACCACACGGGCGTGAGCGCGCGCAATGCAGAGGACGTGCCCGCCGCGGCAACCTCCAACCCGTTTGCGGATTTGAAGGCGAGGCTCGAGAAGACGCGGTCCTGA
- a CDS encoding DUF4034 domain-containing protein, with protein MQSKVFFTSAPKMLFDSQRRRTFGSVALLSALVTAAGSAPAAVLDLPAIPDKPQGEQFVGVGAPWRDYLIAVRAARQMKDPLARCLAWPDLPDNAWPSGHAAAHCHYHFANAPSPAQTKALLDAGQVDVLEAQLAAVSAGHGQREEAERIHTFVHDVTKLPEDERDALTAQWIEAAPDSAFAVMMRGHHHSKMGWAARGLAWASETTPAQIEAMESHFVEAVQLYGRAIELDPALTQAYIGMMEIAKAVSDRDLEAWAFAQAQLAGPACAEVALSRMGALQPRWGGALQAMAQYAQTLASNVEKYPLQANQLAAPYVEAVRIEMAEDRYTQGAADVIDEAVRMASNEDALARAAQLSFHRSDGTSVDEIKGLALLLQRERFALLTPWQARQVASRLVRGEPEWAFATAADAVARSPDDAYGQYLLAAASYNIGRFELAEAHYQLARKDPSQEQVVLRELVTMWMYDAGLPTEDAMAKASPYLDALLEKYPRDGRAHILDWSRRESLGQPISRRWFENFLEVADSNDPLQVQAIENVRRALAE; from the coding sequence ATGCAAAGCAAGGTGTTTTTTACGTCGGCGCCGAAGATGCTGTTTGATTCCCAGCGCAGGCGTACATTTGGGTCAGTGGCCTTGCTCAGCGCTCTGGTGACGGCTGCCGGTAGCGCGCCTGCCGCCGTACTGGACCTGCCTGCAATACCGGACAAGCCGCAAGGCGAACAGTTTGTGGGTGTAGGGGCGCCATGGCGCGACTATCTGATCGCCGTGCGCGCCGCGAGGCAGATGAAAGACCCGCTTGCCCGTTGTCTGGCATGGCCCGATCTGCCAGACAACGCTTGGCCTTCCGGTCACGCAGCGGCGCATTGTCACTATCACTTTGCCAATGCGCCTTCGCCCGCGCAGACGAAGGCGCTGCTCGATGCCGGGCAGGTAGACGTGCTTGAAGCGCAACTCGCCGCGGTCTCGGCGGGCCATGGGCAGCGCGAGGAGGCCGAGCGCATCCATACGTTTGTCCACGACGTGACCAAGCTGCCGGAGGATGAGCGCGATGCGCTCACGGCACAATGGATCGAAGCCGCGCCTGATAGCGCGTTTGCGGTGATGATGCGCGGGCACCACCACTCCAAAATGGGGTGGGCGGCGCGAGGCTTAGCATGGGCGTCGGAGACCACCCCTGCCCAGATCGAAGCGATGGAAAGCCACTTCGTCGAGGCTGTACAGCTCTATGGCCGGGCCATCGAACTGGATCCTGCGTTGACGCAGGCCTACATCGGCATGATGGAAATAGCGAAGGCAGTGTCCGACAGGGATCTAGAGGCATGGGCATTCGCACAAGCTCAGCTCGCAGGGCCAGCGTGCGCCGAGGTCGCGCTGTCGCGCATGGGGGCGTTACAACCGCGATGGGGTGGGGCATTGCAGGCAATGGCGCAGTACGCGCAGACTTTGGCATCGAATGTGGAGAAGTATCCGCTACAGGCCAACCAGCTCGCAGCGCCTTACGTCGAAGCGGTGCGTATCGAGATGGCAGAAGATCGCTACACGCAGGGCGCTGCGGACGTCATCGACGAGGCCGTCCGGATGGCGTCGAATGAGGATGCGCTCGCAAGAGCGGCGCAGCTGAGTTTTCATCGGTCCGACGGAACGTCCGTAGACGAGATCAAGGGCCTTGCTTTGCTTCTGCAACGTGAACGTTTTGCTCTGTTGACGCCCTGGCAGGCGCGACAGGTTGCAAGTCGGCTCGTGCGCGGGGAACCCGAATGGGCATTCGCGACGGCCGCGGATGCAGTAGCGCGCAGCCCGGACGATGCGTACGGCCAGTATCTCCTTGCCGCAGCCAGTTACAACATCGGTCGGTTTGAACTTGCCGAAGCGCACTATCAGCTGGCCCGGAAGGACCCGAGCCAGGAGCAGGTGGTCCTGCGCGAACTGGTGACGATGTGGATGTACGACGCCGGGTTGCCTACTGAAGACGCAATGGCGAAGGCAAGTCCGTATCTCGATGCGCTTTTGGAGAAGTATCCTCGCGACGGTCGCGCGCATATCTTGGACTGGTCGCGTCGTGAGTCCCTGGGTCAACCCATTTCGAGGCGGTGGTTCGAGAATTTCCTTGAAGTGGCGGATTCGAACGACCCCCTTCAGGTACAGGCGATCGAGAACGTGAGGCGCGCGCTTGCCGAGTGA
- a CDS encoding alpha/beta hydrolase, with product MLITSGVLPVAVIAQSTPKQPTPETPSSDDAPTAQPSMAYWREISLWPEDSPVLQAGIQALAHEAWALTHPSMLVYRPALPSSRAAVLVFPGGGYKGLGIGPKSALGLYGSDVCKWLTDAGITCVLVKYRVPNTGCNWNPETKRHESPAIPMALQDAQRAMSLVRYNAEAWSIDPNRIGVMGFSAGGHLAVLSSTAYGARAYEPVDGADRMRLRPDFAIPVYPGHMTMAHKNLRPSDSLAARALNTDIVVSAAVPPTLLIHAKDDPIDPVEYSEVYETALRDAGANVTLIRYETGGHAFGVRRQGTGSDRWTHDALRWLDALGLRP from the coding sequence ATGCTGATCACCTCGGGCGTGTTGCCGGTGGCCGTGATCGCCCAATCGACACCGAAGCAGCCCACCCCCGAGACACCGTCATCGGACGATGCACCGACAGCCCAGCCCTCGATGGCTTATTGGCGCGAGATCTCCCTGTGGCCGGAGGACTCCCCCGTGCTACAGGCGGGCATCCAAGCGCTGGCGCACGAGGCATGGGCGCTGACTCATCCCAGCATGCTGGTTTACCGGCCTGCGCTTCCTTCGTCGCGCGCTGCGGTGCTGGTCTTTCCGGGCGGCGGCTATAAGGGGCTGGGCATCGGGCCGAAAAGCGCGCTGGGGTTGTACGGCTCGGATGTCTGCAAGTGGCTCACCGATGCCGGCATCACCTGTGTGCTGGTGAAGTACCGCGTGCCCAATACGGGCTGCAACTGGAACCCCGAAACGAAGCGGCATGAGTCGCCCGCCATTCCGATGGCGCTGCAGGACGCGCAACGGGCGATGTCGCTGGTGCGCTACAACGCCGAGGCCTGGAGTATCGACCCGAATCGCATCGGCGTCATGGGATTTTCCGCGGGCGGTCATCTGGCGGTCCTGTCGAGTACCGCCTATGGGGCCCGCGCGTACGAACCTGTCGACGGCGCGGATCGGATGCGCCTCCGGCCCGATTTCGCGATTCCGGTCTATCCCGGGCACATGACCATGGCGCACAAGAATCTGCGCCCCTCGGACTCGCTGGCAGCCCGTGCGCTCAATACCGACATCGTGGTGTCCGCGGCGGTGCCACCGACGCTGCTCATCCATGCGAAGGATGATCCAATCGATCCGGTCGAATATTCCGAGGTCTACGAAACGGCGCTGCGTGACGCGGGGGCGAACGTGACGCTGATCCGGTACGAAACGGGCGGGCACGCGTTCGGTGTGCGCCGACAAGGCACCGGCAGCGACCGTTGGACGCACGATGCCCTGCGCTGGTTGGACGCGCTCGGCTTGCGCCCTTAG
- a CDS encoding TFIIB-type zinc ribbon-containing protein encodes MSDPKLPPPLPARPVDGPGSPRDVPPLPGTHPIDPATLPGAIRDELEAPDPVAIDTASAELRDGINRCPKCGSTDIRHKPGTDLLVCQYCRNEWHGERVEEVFGFGEGIDTLTGTVVASGARDIAADAAALMSFKCSGCGAEVTINTENAMTARCHWCRHVFGINEQVPNGAVPDAVLPFHIKKDDAVARIRQFVDKRRLFALKAFKDQFKPENVIGVYLPYMIVDARASAAVAGEGEIETRRYTRGTDNNKKTYYDADVYHVERQVDFTVDDLPLESSAERGNLDIQANTNNIINTILPFDTKNAVRWNASYLSGFSSEKRNRNIEHLRPRLEDQLLSIARAQVEGSARRYDRGVRWEHERLDVHGTRWVSMYLPVWLYSYHQPGKNGGLLHYIAVNGRTGETMGSVPVQQWKLLLAALTVGTILEGLAIAALVTMA; translated from the coding sequence ATGTCCGATCCCAAGCTGCCCCCGCCGTTACCGGCCCGGCCGGTCGACGGCCCGGGCTCGCCGCGCGATGTCCCGCCGCTGCCCGGGACGCATCCCATCGACCCGGCCACGCTGCCGGGCGCGATCCGCGACGAACTCGAGGCGCCCGACCCAGTCGCCATCGACACCGCGTCGGCCGAACTGCGCGACGGTATCAACCGTTGCCCCAAGTGCGGCTCGACCGATATCCGCCACAAGCCCGGCACCGACCTGCTCGTCTGCCAGTACTGCCGCAACGAATGGCATGGCGAGCGCGTGGAGGAAGTCTTCGGTTTCGGCGAAGGCATCGACACCCTGACCGGCACCGTCGTCGCCTCCGGCGCCCGCGACATCGCCGCCGACGCCGCGGCGCTGATGAGCTTCAAGTGTAGCGGCTGCGGCGCCGAGGTCACCATCAACACCGAAAACGCGATGACCGCGCGGTGCCACTGGTGTCGCCACGTGTTCGGCATCAACGAGCAGGTGCCCAACGGCGCCGTGCCCGACGCCGTGCTGCCATTCCACATCAAGAAGGACGATGCGGTCGCACGCATCCGCCAGTTCGTCGACAAGCGCCGGCTGTTCGCGCTCAAAGCATTCAAGGACCAGTTCAAGCCCGAGAATGTCATCGGCGTCTACCTGCCCTACATGATCGTCGATGCCCGGGCCAGCGCCGCGGTGGCCGGCGAAGGCGAGATCGAAACGCGCCGCTACACTCGCGGCACCGACAACAACAAGAAGACCTACTACGACGCCGACGTCTATCACGTCGAACGGCAGGTGGACTTCACCGTCGACGACCTGCCGCTGGAGTCCTCGGCCGAGCGCGGCAACCTGGATATCCAGGCCAACACCAACAACATCATCAACACGATCCTGCCGTTCGACACCAAGAATGCCGTGCGCTGGAACGCCTCGTACCTGAGCGGCTTCAGCTCCGAAAAGCGCAACCGCAACATCGAGCACCTGCGCCCGCGTCTGGAAGACCAGCTGCTGTCGATCGCCCGCGCCCAGGTCGAAGGCTCGGCGCGTCGCTACGACCGCGGTGTGCGCTGGGAACACGAGCGCCTGGACGTCCACGGCACGCGCTGGGTCTCGATGTACCTGCCGGTCTGGCTGTACTCCTATCACCAGCCCGGCAAGAACGGCGGCCTTCTGCACTACATCGCCGTCAACGGCCGTACCGGCGAGACCATGGGCAGCGTGCCCGTGCAGCAGTGGAAGCTGCTGCTGGCCGCGCTCACCGTCGGCACGATCCTCGAAGGCCTCGCCATCGCAGCCCTGGTGACCATGGCATGA
- a CDS encoding FKBP-type peptidyl-prolyl cis-trans isomerase, translating into MSNRALRHAALLSVLLLAACGSPAPYTGGDVTELQRIDMTEGDGAPATAGDDVAVHYTGWLYNENAPDKRGAKFDSSHDRGQPFVFELGAGRVIRGWDEGVAGMRPGGTRELHIPAWLGYGDNGAGKVIPPGASLVFEVELLEIRPQGK; encoded by the coding sequence ATGTCCAACCGCGCACTTCGCCATGCCGCCCTGCTCTCCGTGTTGCTGCTTGCGGCGTGCGGCAGCCCGGCGCCCTACACCGGTGGCGATGTGACCGAGTTGCAGCGCATCGACATGACCGAGGGCGACGGCGCACCCGCGACAGCCGGCGACGACGTGGCCGTGCATTACACCGGCTGGCTCTACAACGAGAACGCGCCCGATAAGCGCGGGGCCAAGTTCGACAGTTCGCACGATCGCGGCCAGCCCTTCGTGTTCGAACTGGGCGCCGGCCGCGTGATCCGGGGCTGGGACGAAGGCGTCGCCGGCATGCGACCCGGCGGCACGCGGGAACTGCACATCCCAGCCTGGCTCGGCTACGGCGATAACGGCGCCGGCAAGGTGATCCCGCCGGGCGCATCGCTGGTGTTCGAGGTGGAGCTGTTGGAAATCCGACCACAGGGGAAGTAA
- a CDS encoding restriction endonuclease, producing the protein MRQGLKRVAHRRDDALTGVRWDRLEHLLAAHYRNAGYQVTHVGTGASAGRFDGGVDLELRRDGRLLLVQVKHWNAYKVPHNDVHQLIGVMVNAKADGAIVVTSGEFTRAAIEAAVRNGHVQLIDGDELRAMLGPLPDAPPAATRTADTLAAQVGEHLLNTALNRAVPAGRRAAKSYAKATGIALLLKFIALCLLLLVAYQVIQGLSRNLNLSLQNVGRSAVVTPPRYEAAPSVAPPRAAIALVPAAQNFCIERDPRTGATVDRCVEHATRPKPTLAEVRESQRKADAAMEVLRASTPEM; encoded by the coding sequence ATGCGACAGGGATTGAAGCGGGTGGCGCATCGTCGCGACGATGCGCTGACTGGGGTGCGGTGGGACCGGCTGGAGCATCTGCTCGCCGCGCACTACCGCAACGCGGGTTATCAGGTCACGCACGTGGGGACGGGCGCGTCGGCTGGCCGGTTCGATGGTGGTGTCGATCTAGAACTGCGGCGCGACGGGCGGTTGTTGCTGGTGCAGGTCAAGCACTGGAATGCCTACAAGGTGCCTCACAACGATGTGCACCAATTAATTGGCGTGATGGTCAACGCCAAGGCCGACGGCGCCATTGTCGTGACCAGCGGCGAGTTCACTCGCGCTGCGATTGAAGCTGCCGTCCGCAATGGCCACGTCCAATTGATCGACGGCGACGAACTCCGCGCCATGCTCGGCCCACTGCCGGACGCGCCGCCTGCCGCAACCCGCACCGCCGACACGCTGGCCGCCCAGGTCGGCGAGCACTTACTGAATACCGCGCTCAATCGCGCTGTGCCTGCTGGACGCAGGGCCGCGAAGTCGTATGCCAAAGCCACCGGCATTGCGCTGCTGTTGAAGTTCATCGCGCTTTGCTTGCTGTTGCTGGTCGCCTATCAGGTGATCCAAGGCCTGAGCCGGAACTTGAACCTGAGCCTCCAGAACGTCGGTCGATCTGCTGTCGTTACGCCACCGCGTTACGAGGCGGCGCCGTCGGTCGCGCCACCTCGTGCTGCGATCGCGCTGGTACCCGCGGCTCAGAACTTCTGTATCGAACGCGACCCACGCACAGGCGCGACTGTAGATCGTTGCGTGGAGCACGCCACACGGCCCAAGCCGACGCTCGCCGAAGTCCGTGAGTCGCAGCGCAAGGCGGATGCGGCGATGGAGGTGCTGCGCGCTTCGACACCGGAAATGTAG
- a CDS encoding UDP-N-acetylglucosamine acyltransferase — translation MKKFVGAMFIALGLVGCASNPPLNFSVPNVGVSQNKVDADMRSLTVTLARPDEAKGKIPAGAQHEIPQMWENALTEALNRMAVFDDNSLRKVSLSVKVLELDIPAFGASMTTSTTARYELIDRATGAIIYTQDISADGVVPAGYAFAGVIRARESINRSVQNNITQFLQALETVDASRPMFPSGRTEASRTESSP, via the coding sequence ATGAAGAAGTTCGTCGGCGCGATGTTCATCGCGCTTGGTCTCGTCGGGTGTGCATCGAATCCGCCGCTCAATTTCTCGGTTCCGAATGTCGGGGTCAGCCAGAACAAGGTCGATGCCGACATGCGGTCGCTCACGGTGACGCTCGCGCGTCCGGATGAGGCGAAGGGCAAGATCCCGGCGGGAGCGCAGCATGAGATTCCGCAGATGTGGGAAAACGCGCTCACCGAAGCCCTGAATCGAATGGCCGTGTTCGATGACAACTCGCTTCGCAAGGTCAGCCTGTCGGTCAAGGTGCTCGAACTGGACATCCCGGCGTTCGGTGCCTCGATGACGACCTCGACCACCGCGCGCTACGAGCTCATCGATCGCGCTACCGGCGCGATCATCTATACCCAGGACATCAGCGCAGATGGTGTGGTGCCTGCCGGGTATGCCTTCGCGGGCGTCATCCGGGCGCGCGAGTCGATCAATCGGTCCGTCCAGAACAACATCACGCAGTTCCTGCAGGCGCTGGAAACGGTGGATGCCTCGCGGCCGATGTTCCCGTCAGGCCGGACCGAAGCGTCCCGGACCGAATCGTCGCCATGA
- a CDS encoding tautomerase family protein translates to MPLVRIDLRKGKDAGYRERVGQAVQDALAGAGVPSDDRFQIIQEHDEDGLVFDRGYLGIARTDDFIAIQITWSEGRSLEQKRALYRAIADGLHAQVGLRPEDVFINLVEVKKENWSFGDGEAQYAP, encoded by the coding sequence ATGCCGCTTGTTCGTATCGATCTGCGTAAAGGCAAGGACGCCGGGTATCGCGAGCGGGTGGGGCAGGCGGTCCAGGACGCGCTGGCTGGGGCGGGCGTGCCCAGCGACGACCGCTTCCAGATCATCCAGGAACATGACGAGGACGGCCTGGTATTCGATCGGGGCTATCTTGGAATCGCGAGGACCGATGACTTCATCGCCATCCAGATCACCTGGAGTGAAGGCCGCAGCCTGGAGCAAAAGCGGGCGTTGTATCGCGCGATTGCCGACGGCCTGCACGCCCAGGTCGGTCTACGCCCCGAGGATGTTTTCATCAACCTGGTCGAAGTCAAGAAGGAAAACTGGTCGTTCGGGGATGGCGAGGCGCAGTACGCGCCATGA